The genome window CCGGGGATCTCGACAATGACGCTTCCCCACCCTCGAGCGAGGAACTCGTCGGAGCGGACGGTGTTGTCGGGCCGGTACCCGTCGAGACCCGTCATCAGGATCACGACAGGGCTGGGCTTGCTCTGCGACGCGCTCGGGGGCACTCTCACGTATGCCGGGATGGATTTCCAGTCCCCGCCCTTGGCGTGGGCGTGCGGGATGTCGATCTCGTCAATGGGGCAATCCCAGGATTGCGCCGCCTTCATGTATGCGCGCTTTTGAGCTTCCCACGCCTTCCACTTGACCTGGCAACTAATCTCGGGGTAGGCCGTGATGTAGGGGAACCGGGCGATTCGGTAGACCGTGCAGGCTCTGAGGTATAGGTCGCTTGCCTCCTTCTTGTTACCGGCCATGATCGCCTCGTCCCCCTTGGAGGTCAGCGACTCGGCGATGGGGAAGAAAGCCTCCGTGTAAGCGGTGGAGTTTCCGTCATTGATGTTGTTCTTGCGTATTGTCAGTCGCTTCTCTCTCCACTGCCTCTCTTCAAAAGCAGCTAACCTTGATTAAGTGTTCGAAAATGGGCTCAAAGTCCTCATACTGTCCATCGTGGAAGGGATACACACTCTTGGTGCACTATATTGTGCCAGTCAGCATGCTGCCCCGTCAAAGATTCATGTTTTCTCACGTACCGGAAACTTCCACTTGGTCTCCCAGAGGGCCTTGATACCCTGGTGATGAGGCATGGTCCTCTCAAAGGCTTCAGTGCCCATCACCCACTGCCGCTTGCCATCCTCCTGCTCCGGAAGCTTGTGCGGCGACATGATGTAAGGTTTTTAGGAGACGACCCGAACGGATCTCTGCTTCGTGAACAATGGCAGTCGGCCCTTGGCAACGTGTATTGGCTTTACTTTGCTGCTGCTTCGGCGGCGAACAACTTCTCGGCTGGACGTTCTGCTCAAGACTCTGCTTGCGGTATCAGTATATTTTCATCATCCGGCAGGCTAATTCAATGCAACAAAAACAATATTTGCATTCACACACCCTTGAAGCGCAATGTGGGTTTAAAGGAGAATAGCAATGCAGTGGTGACTTACTCTGACTGAAGTGAAGCGATTCGCACGCGAACAATGGCAGAATGCAGGTCCTCGATCATTGTGGGAGACAGAGTGCAACGGTGCAGaagctaatttatatatGATATGAAAGTACCCTGGATCTGCAGACGCCAAATGGATCCAATGACGACGCGCGCTCGGAGTTCTAAGGGTTGGACTTGCAGACTTATGATATAGTTCCGTGGTGCTTTTGCGTCGGACTTTGGTAGTGGTAGTTGGGGATATCCGTTGTCCGATCGTGAGACGCTTGCGACTGCACGCCAGAGGGGGGGAAAAAAGGGGACATGGTGGCCGGCCGTCTTATACGACGGCGCCATGGTCAGCTCCCGTCAGCCATTTGCGACGAAAGAAGCGCTTTGGCCACGCATGTGAAGGATCTGTGAGGCGTACGAGGCACCCAAAGTGATGGCCCTGACTCTGATATTTTGCCCGAGCTGCCTCACATTGCGGTGCGCCTGATTGTTTGGAAGGGGGAAGCTCCGATGAAGTGCGGAAGAAGCCAGGGCGGGCCTCCGTGTATGCGGTCTTGCCGCAACGATGACGGAGATGGCCGGAGGTCGTACGGCTTGGCCACAACCTGGATCCGGTCTCACTCACTTTACTCGATTGCCATAATTCTTTGTCACCTCCCCGCGCCACTGCAGACTAAACAAAGCATTCATCGCAGGAGCAGCGAGAGAAGGACACCTAACCTGTCACACACTGCTTAAATTGGAGAATGCGAGTGACCAGACGCCAGAGAAACCAAACCGATTTCAGTCAAAGCATGTGAAACGCGGGGGGCAGCTTCTTGACGATCCGCGATTCAATGGCTGACGATCCGACCGGCCTGCCACGGGCAAGACAGCTGGACCCTTTCCATGCCGTAAGCTCCTGGCGCCGCAGACAGGCTCCCCCATGGTGGCGCTTTGAGAAGGGCCAAAGTATGTCACGGGTGCCAGCCACTCGGGTGCGCACGCAAGTGAGCAGTGATCTGAAGGTGGTCATTGTAGACACAGTGGTGCAGTGCGACCCTCACTGCGGCTGGACAAGAACTCGTTGGCCTGGCGACAGAACAACAAGGAGATGGACACAAGCCACCAGCAGCAACTGCGGCGTGTGCGAGCAGTGAGTCAAGAGCTGTCTAGATTCGAGTCAAGTATTGGGACTGGCAGATGTGCCCGGACACGTCAAGTTTCGAGGTTGGTCAAACAATACTAGACGGACCTGAAATGGGTCGCAGGGACTTAAGGAAGAAGGATGCAGGTGGTTGATGGGTTTCTATTCTTCATTACGTCGTTCTTCTTGTCTCTTCGGAAGCGAGCTTGGCGCTCGTCTGATCTAGCATCTGGTGTCTCTAGCATCTAGAGCTTCTGTCCTAGTACTCAACATCAGCAGCTCACTGATGCAATTCGAGCCTGTAGTACAAAAACGAACGGAGCCGACCCCGGGCCCGGACCGATCAGGTGGTCTGATATGGGACGGGACGACAGCCAAAAGGCGAGTGGTGAGGCGGAAAAAACAAAAGGCTACTGGGCCTTACTCTTGTCTCCCTCGTAGTAGTGGGCCATCTCGAGCCCGGCTCTCCTGAAGCCGCACTTGACGTAGAAGCCCTCGTTGGCCTCGCTACAGTCAAGGATGCTCTTGTAGCAACCGACCTTGGCTGCGATGAAATCTAGAGCCTGGATGATGCGCAAGCCGAGCTTCTTGCCCTGCTGATCCTTTGCAACGGCAATGTCTTCGATGTGGCCGACGAGACCAAGGTTATGGATGCTGTACGGAGGAAGAGCAAAGGTCAGTAGGATTCTTTTGTGGCATGCCCAATTACGAGCGGCTCAAACTGACAACTTGCGCTCGACGATCAAGGCGCCGGTTCCGACAACGGTCTTGGTATTTGTGTCCTCAATGACAAGAATGTAGTATCCGTCACTCTTGGACAGCCATTGGTAGCGTTCCGCGAATTGGGCCTCGCCAATCTCACCAACGGTGGTCAAGACACGCAGGCAGTCGAGGAAACCTGTGTTGTAGTCGGATTGACGAAGAGCACGCACGATGTAGCCCTCGGGAAGAGCAGCGGCGACGGTGGGGGAGACGAGGTCGTCGGTGAAGAGTCCGGCTTCAGCCATTGCGACTGCGATTACGATACGATTGCAACTACGGTATGGGAGCTGTTCGGTCGGGATAGATCTCTCGGAGCTTCTTGGCCGACGAAGGCTCGACAAAGATTGGATCGACTGGTTGGGGACGGGTCGGATTGAGCTGTCGCTGAGGTACGCTACGATGGAACGGCAGACAGAGGCGCTTTAGTCGATTGGCTGGCGAAGCTTTCGTTGGGGGAAAAGCTGCAGAGGATGCGATGCGGTGAGGTGCCAAAATGGAGAGCGAAGCGGTGAAGATATCGGAGGGAGGGTGCGATGGAGAAAAGAGAGACAGCGTCAGTGGCAGAGAGCGAGAGAAAGTGAGGAAGCACTGTCGTAGATAGGTTATTGATGTAGGCGCGATGTTTGCAGAGTTGCCCTTCCTTATCCGTCGGTCGGAGTGGGCAACTTGCGGCAAGTAAACACCCTACTGCGCAAGGTACGAATACCTGCGTCAACCAGGACAGGGTTTCAGGGCCCAGGGTGCCAGGGCAGCGAGGTAGCAGCAGCAAGGCATCGCAGATCTGCATCCACGTCGTTCACATTGTACCCATCAGGGGTTCACTCATACCTACGTGCGGAGCACATCTCACTATTGTACACTCCGTACGGAATAAGGTAGGCGGATATTACATTGTGCTCACTCTCAGCCTCTTCTAGTCATCAACACGGCCTCCCATCCATCCGTCCTCGTCAAGACTGCTTGAAGAACCGTAGATAGTGTCTGAAGTTTGGGAGCAGATCTAATTATTTTCAACGTAGGGTGTCCAGTCCAGGTCCCAGGAACGAGTCGAGGCGTGGACCTTGAGCTGTTGCTCCGCCTCTGCATTCCGTCAAAATGTGCCATCTCATTGGTTGCGGGAAAGGAGCTGGCCCCTAATTAAGGTAAGCTGACGTGCGGTTCCCAGGCCCGTATCCGCCTGCACGGGACGATCTCGAGGCTTTTCTGCGTGTAGCTATTCATAGTATACGGGAAGCCACTTTGAGAGAGTCCAACCCGAGAATTTCAAGAGTCGGAGAACTTGAGAAGTCCTTAGACATCGGCAGGCTTCCTTGGCTCTTAAAGGCAAGTCAACCATCGACCATCTCGAGAGACTCGACGCCATCATAATCCCACTCATCCAAATGCCTGCATCACATCACATCACATCTTCCCACCTTTGGGCCTGTCGATCGCCGAGGCAGCAAGGTACCCGGCGCATGTCCGTCCCAACCATCGGGGCCAGCCGCCGGCCGAGGTACGGGTTGGAAGCTGCAGTCTGCGGCTCTACATATTCCATGGACAGCATGATATCGCCCATGATGTACGGATAGATAAGGTAGCAAGGCTATGTACTGCTTAGGCAGCCGTGGCAATGGTTCAAGAAGCCACTGAGAAGTCGTAAACTCAATCGTGCCGCACAGATGAGAGAAATACTCAGGAGTCAAGCCACACCGAGATGCACATCTACAGTagagtaaggtaggtagctaTATCTGTAAGTGCGGGCAAAGgtgaaaagggggaaaagaccGTTCCTACTGACGATAATTGGAAGGATGCGCCTCAACCGCCTGAACCGCCTCCCACTACGACGGAGGCATCACTGACCCTGTTTGCCTCTTACATACCTGAAGGTATACAAGTCAAAGTACATGTACCCATCACCTCAGCATTCCTCCCGTCTGGAATGCCATGGTCCCAGCTGGTCTTCCCAAAGACAAGTGCATGTACAAACACGGCAATGTCCCTCCAAGTCCCCTTGGTACCTTACCACCTTGCCTAACAGTAGGTAGACACTCCAGTTGCCGAGTACTTTAGACCACTCACGTCAGGTCAGACTTGGATGACGGGCAACCTCGCAGCTACAAGCTTATCGGTTGGATGCCAACCGAGAATGAGACGCTACAAGTGAGACGTGCACCTGCTGATAACGAACCTCACATTGTGGTGGCAGCCACCAGCTACCCCGTGCTACCTCCCTCACCTTGGACTGATACAAAAGTAAAGAAGCCTCGAGTATTCAATAAAGCACCAACTACTTACCTCACCACAAGGCGGACTCATTTTGCCTTGGATTGTGATTCCTTCGGGGCATATCGTAGAGTTGTGGAGGAGGACAGACACCTTACTTTATGGTAAGGAACGTCTTCGGATTTACCTGCTTGCTGAGAAACACTTTGATGCGTACTTTTATAGTAACTTACCTCTCTCGCCGTCTGATTTCTTCCGAATATAGATACGCAGCTAGTGTTGGCCCAACCATCACAAGCCTTATGTACACATCCAAACAGTCTGAAGCGTCCATTATAGCAGACTataagaggcactccgctaaaacactttttttatatattaaagtagaaatcgtattttacggTTACCTTACTACTTAGGATAAGGTTtagattagtataataacttataaataggggttataaagatttataatttaaaaaatactttaatttcgtaatatattaaaccgtataataatatataaaatcgtataatatcgtaccctaatataaaagttttttttctttttataactttattataaaagtaattactactttttacccttttataaataaaaattactttttacttaagttattaaactaatagctcgcttataaatattataatataaatttataataatttctagtttttatataaaacgttattaaactaattaactttataatacctccttataaagctattttaaaatgactgattaataataatatttatataagctctgccctttttatataataagaacgtataaatatataagccttaatattaataaaatctctttttataagcttaaaagagcgggaacgaagtatttaataaataaataaaaagctaaagtaattattaataattaatatctttattatattatataacatatccttttttaagaacgaacttaacggtttctaaataacgacttatattaatatctaagttattaagaagtttattaaaaaactttagtttaatcgctttttaacgtttattttatatttaaatataatataatttattattttatattttataataaattagtaaattttgttaataaagtagatagtatttttaattaatataaaaaatctttataatattttaaaatactataaaatagcgtacgaagctataagtttaaagagatttctttttaaaactacgattttatataaaaaagataattactaactttttattatttttcaaactaaaattaagttattagttattaaaccttagctaataaaaaagggaaaaggttatataaaactaattataattaaaactttagGCAAAACGACGTATAGAAATGTTTTAAAaacacggcttttaataagtattagtattaaactaacgataaagattaaggaggaattattagttaagtaagaaaaagagattattaaaaaagaggtaaaggctaaaaaaaaggttaaaaaaaataaaaacaataaaaaagataagattatagtagtttaataaaaagataaagtttataataataaataacttagtatattataaaaataaaaacgagtattctcgttagtaaatagtttagaataaactataattatatttataattcctttttatccttagtattactcgtaattacgaaactatttaatactctaagattaattctaaagttttctaatctc of Colletotrichum lupini chromosome 8, complete sequence contains these proteins:
- a CDS encoding acetyltransferase encodes the protein MAEAGLFTDDLVSPTVAAALPEGYIVRALRQSDYNTGFLDCLRVLTTVGEIGEAQFAERYQWLSKSDGYYILVIEDTNTKTVVGTGALIVERKFIHNLGLVGHIEDIAVAKDQQGKKLGLRIIQALDFIAAKVGCYKSILDCSEANEGFYVKCGFRRAGLEMAHYYEGDKSKAQPPDRSGPGVGSMLETPDARSDERQARFRRDKKNDVMKNRNPSTTCILLP